Proteins from one Triticum aestivum cultivar Chinese Spring chromosome 7A, IWGSC CS RefSeq v2.1, whole genome shotgun sequence genomic window:
- the LOC123149984 gene encoding uncharacterized protein isoform X1, producing the protein MDQAQALFFLQWIGAHRTQIGAHRTQLTEFFDLYFGDAAVICNNIGRNYLKSAYRFVINTFNRGYCWHGSFSVRNFLVAGELFMMGIPTLHKTLGFHDLLIDLRALSNALLPYYCEGNQPGNVPALFTDHLHYITTNVPLGIGPSIVFQSRFIRLIYHHFSFSLPDHMYSLFSALATAKNHLGQDDVRAFNILLRQAWNDLLMDQIAVVGQNWPDQAEQNPIFYEIMWWQSRQAGVVPPRRGYTGTPESLYNFRRNNRVHAPEKKGPRGALLGDIQQVPPHGAGRWRWMIITPEGEWGWAWHPAQGQWFWPTVLGDTQWRMTKWPNAAPVLPLLPLSAQDQKMDNPENVGHMVGKEFGMFFAHATAFVLLFLQCGTPEYIDQPHQRYEEAMDS; encoded by the exons ATGGATCAAGCCCAAGCCTTGTTCTTCTTGCAATGGATCGGCGCCCACCGGACCCAAATCGGCGCCCACCGGACCCAATTGACTGAATTTTTTGATCTTTACTTTGGAGATGCTGCTGTCATATGCAACAACATTGGTCGCAACTATCTGAAGAGTGCCTACCGGTTTGTCATTAATACATTCAATCGAGGGTATTGCTGGCATGGATCATTTTCTGTACGCAATTTCCTGGTCGCTGGTGAATTATTTATGATGGGCATACCTACACTCCACAAGACTCTTGGTTTTCATGACCTCCTTATTGATCTTAGAGCCTTGAGCAATGCTTTGCTGCCATACTACTGTGAAGGAAACCAACCTGGAAACGTGCCTGCACTATTCACAGACCATCTTCATTATATTACCACTAATGTCCCATTAGGAATTGGACCATCAATTGTGTTCCAATCTAGGTTCATTCGTCTGATATACCATCACTTCTCGTTCTCATTGCCGGATCATATGTATTCGCTGTTTTCAGCACTTGCAACAGCAAAAAATCATCTTGGGCAGGATGACGTACGCGCATTTAATATTCTCCTTCGACAAGCTTGGAATGATTTACTGATGGACCAGATTGCAGTAGTTGGTCAAAATTGGCCTGATCAAGCCGAACAAAATCCGATCTTTTATGAAATTATGTGGTGGCAGAGCAGGCAGGCAGGGGTGGTACCTCCAAGGAGAGGATATACAGGTACACCTGAGTCATTATACAATTTTAGAAGAAACAACAGAGTTCATGCACCTGAAAAAAAG GGGCCAAGGGGAGCTCTGCTAGGGGATATTCAGCAAGTGCCACCCCATGGTGCAGGGCGTTGGCGATGGATGATCATTACTCCTGAGGGGGAATGGGGCTGGGCATGGCATCCTGCTCAAGGGCAGTGGTTCTGGCCGACGGTTCTAGGTGATACCCAGTGGCGAATGACCAAGTGGCCAAATGCTGCACCAGTGCTGCCTCTACTACCATTATCTGCCCAG GACCAGAAAATGGATAATCCAGAGAATGTGGGCCATATGGTAGGGAAGGAGTTTGGGATGTTCTTTGCTCATGCCACGGCCTTTGTCCTCCTATTCTTACAGTGTGGAACTCCAGAGTA TATTGATCAGCCTCATCAGAGATACGAAGAGGCAATGGATAGTTAA
- the LOC123149984 gene encoding uncharacterized protein isoform X2 → MDQAQALFFLQWIGAHRTQIGAHRTQLTEFFDLYFGDAAVICNNIGRNYLKSAYRFVINTFNRGYCWHGSFSVRNFLVAGELFMMGIPTLHKTLGFHDLLIDLRALSNALLPYYCEGNQPGNVPALFTDHLHYITTNVPLGIGPSIVFQSRFIRLIYHHFSFSLPDHMYSLFSALATAKNHLGQDDVRAFNILLRQAWNDLLMDQIAVVGQNWPDQAEQNPIFYEIMWWQSRQAGVVPPRRGYTGTPESLYNFRRNNRVHAPEKKGPRGALLGDIQQVPPHGAGRWRWMIITPEGEWGWAWHPAQGQWFWPTVLGDTQWRMTKWPNAAPVLPLLPLSAQDQKMDNPENVGHMVGKEFGMFFAHATAFVLLFLQCGTPE, encoded by the exons ATGGATCAAGCCCAAGCCTTGTTCTTCTTGCAATGGATCGGCGCCCACCGGACCCAAATCGGCGCCCACCGGACCCAATTGACTGAATTTTTTGATCTTTACTTTGGAGATGCTGCTGTCATATGCAACAACATTGGTCGCAACTATCTGAAGAGTGCCTACCGGTTTGTCATTAATACATTCAATCGAGGGTATTGCTGGCATGGATCATTTTCTGTACGCAATTTCCTGGTCGCTGGTGAATTATTTATGATGGGCATACCTACACTCCACAAGACTCTTGGTTTTCATGACCTCCTTATTGATCTTAGAGCCTTGAGCAATGCTTTGCTGCCATACTACTGTGAAGGAAACCAACCTGGAAACGTGCCTGCACTATTCACAGACCATCTTCATTATATTACCACTAATGTCCCATTAGGAATTGGACCATCAATTGTGTTCCAATCTAGGTTCATTCGTCTGATATACCATCACTTCTCGTTCTCATTGCCGGATCATATGTATTCGCTGTTTTCAGCACTTGCAACAGCAAAAAATCATCTTGGGCAGGATGACGTACGCGCATTTAATATTCTCCTTCGACAAGCTTGGAATGATTTACTGATGGACCAGATTGCAGTAGTTGGTCAAAATTGGCCTGATCAAGCCGAACAAAATCCGATCTTTTATGAAATTATGTGGTGGCAGAGCAGGCAGGCAGGGGTGGTACCTCCAAGGAGAGGATATACAGGTACACCTGAGTCATTATACAATTTTAGAAGAAACAACAGAGTTCATGCACCTGAAAAAAAG GGGCCAAGGGGAGCTCTGCTAGGGGATATTCAGCAAGTGCCACCCCATGGTGCAGGGCGTTGGCGATGGATGATCATTACTCCTGAGGGGGAATGGGGCTGGGCATGGCATCCTGCTCAAGGGCAGTGGTTCTGGCCGACGGTTCTAGGTGATACCCAGTGGCGAATGACCAAGTGGCCAAATGCTGCACCAGTGCTGCCTCTACTACCATTATCTGCCCAG GACCAGAAAATGGATAATCCAGAGAATGTGGGCCATATGGTAGGGAAGGAGTTTGGGATGTTCTTTGCTCATGCCACGGCCTTTGTCCTCCTATTCTTACAGTGTGGAACTCCAGAGTA G
- the LOC123151444 gene encoding uncharacterized protein, with product MLREVTEDDPSGRFADLMDSVDVRSETGNVDLDDNRASRMENRYTALDDKVGWVTRNRKVEMPDERATSAERVTALETALTGFAERKTDTVVTPSVGLTFDSIIEAYDFYNLYSWETGFGIRYAKSRTNVKGTRCMQVFVCCCSVSNHNIMLILASCLERSDRSLTSFCFFFDKIRASQKRRTQHHHGVDAKP from the exons ATGCTACGAGAGGTTACCGAGGACGACCCTAGTGGTAGATTTGCGGATTTGATGGATTCTGTTGACGTTAGGTCAGAAACAGGCAATGTGGATCTAGATGACAATAGGGCTTCGAGGATGGAGAATAGATATACGGCTCTTGATGACAAAGTTGGATGGGTTACAAG GAACAGGAAGGTGGAAATGCCAGACGAGAGAGCAACAAGTGCTGAAAGGGTGACAGCCCTGGAAACAGCACTCACAGGATTTGCTGAAAGAAAAACAGACACGGTGGTGACACCATCGGTTGGGCTGACTTTTGACTCTATAATCGAGGCCTACGATTTTTACAATCTTTATTCCTGGGAGACAGGGTTTGGCATCAGATATGCAAAGAGCAGAACCAATGTCAAAGGAACGAGATGCATGCAGGTGTTTGTGTGCTGCTGCTCGGTGAGTAACCACAATATCATGCTGATTCTTGCTTCATGTTTAGAAAGGTCGGACAGGTCACTTACCagcttttgttttttttttgataaAATCAGGGCAAGCCAAAAGAGGCGAACTCAACATCATCACGGTGTCGATGCCAAGCCATGA